Proteins from one Candidatus Omnitrophota bacterium genomic window:
- a CDS encoding UvrD-helicase domain-containing protein, translating to MNSKKDLGLDKFPQVVVVEASAGSGKTFALAKRYLELIASPKLIKEPLSLRSILAITFTNKATIEMKERILDLLKKIALDGFLSQAEREDILNLLGLDQEKAKLIAHDIVDRIVRHYNFFQVKTIDSFINALLLGCALNIDRSSSFKIKRDYRHHLAFCLDLVIDQASSNRVILKLLEEFLDHYLFVENRKGWFPKEDILSLMHSLFTLSNKFGGLFQVYKGKGLDVIKMKRHIYQKIVELSLTLPEGINANAFRSIVGFVDKSENIFDIADIPQSLTKSNPLMNKEKVAPEDFIKRWRSIHGQLVELIELDATVAYNPYVALFHKLLEFFQVISKKEDVLFLEELNHKARLLFDQEGLTVAEAYYRLATRFRHYLIDEFQDTSILQWRNLEPMIDEALSTGGSLFYVGDKKQAIYRFRGGESGLFDEIKGKFSRYNVIPTQLTNNWRSQKAIIDFNNRIFSKDNLAKALELSGINEALSGDSGGCSEIADVFKDAFQKGRDKNCMGYVSVEHLDEKNQSERNEIMQPKIIGLLKSLSERFRYEDIAILTRNNSEVELISSWLLSEKIPVESEKTLNVIENSLIKEVICLLKFLNSPIDDLSFVGFILGEIFIKASGVSREQISQFIFELHSKRKGSGGISFYRKFAKQYPKIWKQYFEDFFQSVGFISVYELLSSIYNRFSLFANFSKQQAFFMKFFELVKQREDEYVGIGEFLDYLESAASEDLYVTITHSDSVKVLTVHKSKGLEFPVVIIPFFRIEISPETGAKGTNSYVLPGNENQDLGLVRITKTHRLFSKKLNKIYAQNYKKACIDELNNIYVALTRPKHELYIFIPNKSGPSSNKASFFIPKDLTKLGVQKEYSDLKKDITQPMIETQGQDYRNWIDVLGEKKTPKSEVINREKILEGKVIHALLAQIKNYSVRDKSLAVDEAIAIVKRDYPNIDNFAQYKNKLIKLVEDERFKDIFYSGEAKVYCEKEVVNKYGDLKRVDRLIIGEKDITIIDYKSTSSQMDKDREQVKEYLEIFSGIYSKKKLKGFIVYLDDFSLEEVKF from the coding sequence ATCAGGCAAAACCTTTGCTTTAGCCAAAAGGTATCTCGAACTTATCGCTAGCCCTAAGCTTATTAAAGAGCCTCTATCATTACGCTCGATTTTAGCTATTACTTTTACCAATAAAGCAACTATTGAGATGAAGGAACGAATTCTTGATCTGCTTAAAAAAATAGCCCTAGATGGTTTTTTGAGTCAAGCCGAAAGAGAAGATATTCTAAACTTGTTAGGCTTAGATCAGGAAAAGGCTAAGCTGATCGCTCATGATATTGTTGATAGGATAGTTCGCCATTATAATTTTTTTCAAGTTAAAACTATTGATAGTTTTATCAATGCCCTTCTTTTAGGTTGCGCTTTAAACATTGACCGTTCAAGCTCCTTTAAGATTAAGCGTGATTACCGACATCATTTGGCCTTTTGTCTTGATTTAGTTATTGACCAAGCTTCAAGTAATCGAGTAATCTTAAAGCTTCTTGAGGAGTTTTTAGATCACTATTTATTTGTTGAAAACCGAAAAGGTTGGTTTCCCAAGGAGGATATTCTAAGTTTAATGCATTCTTTGTTCACTTTAAGTAATAAGTTTGGTGGTCTTTTTCAGGTCTACAAGGGCAAAGGTTTGGATGTAATTAAAATGAAACGACATATTTATCAAAAGATTGTCGAGCTTTCACTTACCTTGCCGGAAGGCATCAATGCTAATGCGTTTAGGTCTATCGTTGGTTTTGTTGATAAGTCAGAAAATATATTTGATATCGCTGACATTCCCCAAAGTTTAACTAAGTCTAATCCACTGATGAATAAGGAAAAAGTCGCTCCGGAAGACTTTATTAAAAGGTGGAGGAGTATCCATGGGCAGTTAGTTGAGCTCATCGAGCTTGACGCGACGGTTGCTTACAATCCTTACGTAGCTCTTTTTCATAAGCTATTAGAGTTTTTTCAGGTTATATCTAAAAAAGAAGACGTATTATTTTTAGAAGAGCTTAATCATAAGGCGCGTTTACTTTTTGATCAGGAGGGCTTAACTGTCGCCGAAGCTTATTATCGTTTAGCTACTAGATTCAGACACTACCTGATTGATGAATTTCAGGATACCAGTATTTTGCAGTGGCGTAATCTAGAGCCGATGATTGATGAGGCTTTGTCAACTGGTGGTTCTTTATTTTATGTTGGGGATAAAAAGCAGGCTATCTATCGTTTTCGTGGTGGCGAGTCCGGTCTTTTTGATGAAATTAAAGGTAAATTTTCACGATATAATGTTATCCCGACTCAACTTACCAACAATTGGCGCAGCCAAAAAGCAATCATTGATTTTAACAACAGGATATTTTCAAAGGATAACTTAGCTAAGGCTTTAGAGCTTTCTGGAATAAATGAGGCACTTTCTGGTGATTCCGGTGGTTGTAGCGAAATTGCAGATGTGTTTAAAGATGCCTTTCAGAAAGGTAGGGACAAAAATTGCATGGGTTATGTGTCTGTTGAGCATTTGGATGAGAAGAATCAATCCGAGCGAAATGAAATTATGCAGCCTAAGATTATAGGCTTACTTAAGAGCTTAAGCGAGCGTTTCCGCTATGAAGATATTGCAATACTTACCCGCAACAACTCTGAAGTAGAGCTAATAAGTTCTTGGTTACTTTCAGAAAAGATTCCAGTTGAGTCGGAAAAAACTCTTAACGTCATTGAGAATTCTTTAATCAAGGAAGTTATCTGTCTTTTAAAATTTCTGAATTCTCCGATTGACGATTTGAGTTTTGTCGGTTTTATTCTTGGAGAAATATTTATTAAAGCTAGTGGGGTATCCCGAGAGCAAATCAGCCAGTTTATTTTTGAGCTTCATTCTAAGCGGAAGGGAAGTGGAGGTATTTCTTTTTATCGTAAGTTTGCCAAGCAGTATCCGAAAATTTGGAAGCAGTACTTTGAAGATTTTTTTCAGAGTGTTGGGTTTATTTCAGTTTATGAGTTGCTTTCGAGTATTTATAATCGTTTTAGCCTGTTTGCTAATTTTTCTAAGCAGCAGGCTTTTTTTATGAAGTTTTTTGAGTTAGTTAAACAGAGAGAAGATGAATACGTTGGGATTGGGGAGTTTTTAGATTATTTAGAGAGTGCAGCTTCCGAAGATCTATATGTTACTATCACCCATAGCGATTCGGTTAAAGTTCTTACTGTTCATAAGTCCAAGGGGTTGGAATTCCCGGTAGTGATTATTCCTTTTTTTAGGATCGAGATAAGCCCAGAAACCGGCGCTAAAGGAACGAATTCTTATGTTTTGCCTGGCAATGAGAATCAAGATTTAGGTTTAGTGAGAATTACAAAAACTCACCGTCTTTTTTCTAAGAAATTAAATAAGATTTATGCTCAAAATTACAAGAAGGCCTGTATTGATGAGTTGAATAATATCTATGTAGCCTTAACTCGGCCTAAACATGAGTTATATATTTTTATTCCTAATAAGAGTGGCCCAAGCTCTAATAAGGCTTCGTTTTTTATTCCTAAGGATTTAACTAAGCTTGGCGTCCAGAAGGAATATTCGGATTTAAAAAAAGATATCACTCAGCCAATGATCGAGACTCAGGGCCAGGATTATCGAAATTGGATAGATGTTCTTGGTGAAAAAAAGACTCCTAAGTCAGAAGTTATTAATCGGGAGAAAATATTGGAAGGAAAAGTAATCCACGCTTTGCTTGCCCAAATTAAAAATTACTCAGTTAGAGACAAAAGCTTAGCGGTTGATGAGGCTATTGCTATTGTCAAAAGAGATTATCCTAATATCGATAACTTTGCTCAATATAAGAATAAACTTATTAAATTGGTGGAAGATGAAAGATTTAAAGATATATTTTATTCTGGCGAAGCTAAGGTTTATTGTGAAAAAGAAGTGGTTAACAAGTATGGTGATTTAAAAAGAGTTGATCGGTTGATCATTGGTGAAAAAGATATCACCATCATTGACTATAAGAGCACAAGCAGCCAAATGGATAAAGACAGAGAGCAGGTTAAGGAATATTTAGAGATATTTTCCGGTATCTATTCTAAAAAGAAACTTAAAGGGTTTATCGTGTATTTAGACGATTTTTCTTTAGAAGAAGTAAAATTTTAA
- a CDS encoding PD-(D/E)XK nuclease family protein translates to MEKVVSLNLSDNFIERLADFILDNFKDTTDFSNIACVFGGKRPSLFLRRALSEKIKKPFYPPTIFTIDEFVEYSLGASAKRPIGDLEAAYCVYNIVAKYSPSLLKKRKGFAEFLPWAREINSFIEQLDLENISNQKLKGIASSAEIGYDVPASINKLLENIAQIRYSYHKILDENKFYSRGGMYLEASLQIKKKQLEEFKAVVFCNFFYLHSTEMEIMKEVKASGKGFFIFQGSSREWSVLNKTATELEVTIEPNSKEVSRPNLNFYQGFDMHSEVVLAHHAFKKVKNKENTVIVLPKTETLIPLLTEVAPSIGACNVSMGYPLKRSSLFVLLHLLRKVQESKKDSKVYTRDYLNLIRHPLVKNLKISSDPVITRIIVHKLEELLQGSETSTIGGSLFLSLSDIEHEAKIYSLAVQTLKSININVEEAECRRVLLKLHQLFFSIWKENGTFFDFADNFKKVLGFLVENSALDKFSLNLKVIEKLQNLIDEFKSLSFKDQIFSSSQIWEIFEQKLEYEKISFIGSPLKGTQVLGLFETRSLSFENVIVLDLNEGVLPKLKIYEPLIPREVMLNLGLSRLEKEEEIQRYQFSSLIASAKVADLIYEKSQEKEKSRFVEEIFWRIQKEKGNLSAATVSGVSFSIATSLKQTVIKKTVPVIEFLKKEKYSASRLNTYLSCPLKFYYQYVLGLKEQEDVLDEPQSSHIGTFIHELLEETFKKFKGRQPLINQSFRDYFFKKMDVKFENELAPRMKSDSFLLARIIKNRLERFLDNEKERSVKKIICLEERRVGRLSLDNYSLEFNYTVDRIDQLGDDSLVIIDYKTGGADFSPKKLKVLQKMEMSRDSIKECIRSFQLPLYYYFTLQEFPNKSINAQIYNLRSLERKSFIAESDYSQRERVLEICLRALATVFDELFDSKIDFLPEKEERKCSFCPFRWFCV, encoded by the coding sequence ATGGAAAAAGTCGTAAGTTTAAATTTAAGTGATAATTTTATTGAAAGACTAGCCGATTTTATCCTTGATAATTTCAAGGATACCACTGATTTTAGCAATATTGCTTGTGTTTTTGGCGGCAAGCGGCCAAGTTTATTTTTGCGGCGGGCTCTTAGCGAGAAAATAAAAAAGCCTTTTTATCCACCGACTATTTTTACGATTGATGAGTTTGTGGAATATTCTTTGGGTGCATCAGCTAAGAGGCCGATCGGTGATCTTGAGGCGGCTTATTGTGTTTACAATATTGTTGCTAAGTATTCACCGAGCTTACTTAAGAAAAGAAAGGGTTTCGCTGAATTTTTACCTTGGGCTAGAGAGATTAATTCTTTTATCGAACAACTTGATTTGGAAAATATTTCTAATCAGAAGCTTAAAGGGATAGCTAGCAGCGCTGAGATTGGATATGATGTGCCAGCTAGCATCAATAAGCTTCTTGAAAACATCGCCCAAATACGTTATAGCTATCATAAAATTTTAGATGAGAATAAGTTTTATTCACGGGGAGGCATGTATTTAGAGGCATCTCTTCAGATAAAAAAGAAGCAATTAGAAGAGTTTAAAGCAGTAGTATTTTGTAACTTTTTTTATCTGCACAGTACTGAAATGGAAATTATGAAGGAAGTTAAGGCTAGCGGCAAGGGTTTTTTTATTTTTCAAGGTTCAAGCCGTGAGTGGTCGGTATTAAATAAAACTGCAACTGAACTCGAAGTGACTATCGAGCCGAATTCTAAAGAGGTAAGCCGTCCGAATTTAAATTTTTATCAGGGTTTTGATATGCATTCAGAAGTAGTTCTTGCTCATCATGCGTTTAAGAAAGTTAAGAACAAAGAAAATACAGTAATTGTTTTACCTAAAACTGAGACTTTGATTCCTTTACTTACTGAGGTCGCTCCTTCAATTGGTGCATGTAATGTTTCGATGGGGTATCCTCTGAAGCGTAGCTCGCTGTTTGTTTTGCTCCATCTTCTACGAAAAGTCCAAGAAAGTAAAAAAGACTCAAAAGTATACACCCGAGATTACCTAAATTTAATTAGGCACCCGTTAGTTAAAAATTTGAAGATTTCTAGCGATCCAGTAATAACTCGGATTATTGTACATAAGTTAGAGGAGTTGTTGCAGGGTAGTGAAACTAGTACAATTGGTGGTAGTTTATTTTTATCTCTTTCAGATATAGAACATGAGGCAAAAATTTATTCCTTGGCTGTCCAGACGCTTAAAAGTATCAATATTAACGTTGAGGAGGCCGAATGTAGACGGGTGTTGCTTAAGCTTCATCAGTTATTTTTTTCAATTTGGAAAGAGAATGGTACTTTTTTTGATTTTGCTGATAATTTTAAAAAGGTTTTAGGATTCCTTGTTGAAAATAGTGCGCTGGATAAATTTTCTTTAAACCTAAAGGTTATTGAAAAACTTCAAAATTTAATTGATGAGTTTAAAAGTCTGTCATTTAAAGATCAAATATTTTCTAGCAGCCAGATTTGGGAGATTTTTGAGCAAAAGCTTGAATATGAAAAGATATCATTTATTGGCTCTCCGTTAAAGGGAACCCAGGTGTTAGGCCTTTTTGAGACACGTTCTTTAAGTTTTGAAAATGTTATTGTTCTTGATCTTAATGAAGGGGTCTTACCTAAATTGAAGATTTATGAGCCTTTAATCCCGCGTGAAGTTATGCTTAATTTAGGTTTAAGTCGTCTCGAAAAGGAAGAAGAAATTCAAAGATATCAGTTTAGTTCGCTGATTGCTTCGGCCAAGGTTGCTGATTTGATATATGAAAAAAGTCAGGAAAAAGAAAAGAGTCGGTTTGTTGAAGAAATATTTTGGAGAATTCAAAAAGAAAAAGGAAATCTTTCGGCGGCAACCGTTTCCGGTGTTTCATTTTCTATTGCTACTAGCTTAAAACAGACTGTGATTAAGAAAACAGTTCCGGTAATTGAATTTTTAAAAAAGGAGAAATATTCTGCTAGTCGGCTCAATACTTACCTTAGCTGTCCGTTAAAGTTTTACTATCAATATGTTTTGGGCTTAAAAGAGCAGGAAGATGTGCTTGATGAGCCGCAGAGCTCTCACATTGGAACTTTTATTCATGAGCTTCTTGAGGAAACCTTTAAGAAGTTTAAGGGCCGCCAACCGTTGATTAATCAAAGCTTCAGAGATTACTTTTTTAAGAAGATGGATGTTAAGTTTGAAAATGAACTTGCGCCGCGCATGAAATCTGATTCTTTTTTACTTGCGCGAATAATTAAAAACCGCCTTGAGCGATTTCTTGACAATGAAAAGGAGCGTTCGGTTAAAAAGATTATTTGCTTAGAGGAGAGGCGGGTTGGGCGGTTGAGTTTAGATAACTACTCTTTAGAATTTAACTACACGGTAGATAGGATCGACCAGCTAGGAGATGATAGCCTGGTAATCATTGATTATAAGACTGGCGGAGCAGATTTTTCACCTAAGAAACTTAAAGTTCTTCAAAAGATGGAGATGAGTCGAGATTCGATAAAAGAGTGCATAAGATCATTTCAGCTTCCGCTTTATTATTATTTTACTTTACAGGAATTTCCTAATAAAAGTATTAATGCTCAAATTTATAATTTGCGTAGTTTAGAGCGCAAAAGTTTTATTGCTGAAAGTGACTACTCACAGCGAGAGAGGGTATTAGAAATTTGCTTAAGGGCTTTAGCTACAGTATTCGATGAGCTGTTTGACTCTAAGATTGACTTTTTGCCTGAGAAGGAGGAAAGGAAATGTTCCTTTTGTCCTTTTAGATGGTTTTGCGTCTAG
- the rpsU gene encoding 30S ribosomal protein S21: protein MAEVQINKNEDFERALRGFRAQCKKEGIVKKFRERQYFIKPSQKRRTKKKK from the coding sequence ATGGCTGAAGTACAAATTAACAAAAATGAAGATTTTGAAAGAGCTTTGCGCGGTTTTCGGGCTCAATGTAAAAAAGAAGGGATTGTTAAGAAGTTCCGAGAACGACAATATTTCATAAAACCATCCCAAAAGCGACGCACAAAAAAGAAAAAATAA
- a CDS encoding amino acid permease, which yields MVKDKKLNLKDIFCIATGAMISSGLFVLPAIAYRYSGPSIILAYLVAGLLMIPSIFSKSELLTAMPKSGGTYFFIERSFGPLLGIFGGLASWFSLSLKSAFALIGIGVFLEYFLPSASSPQLYFFIKLIAASFCIVFVLVNIFSVRLSARLQNVLVFFLLTICVSYIVFGIKNINYDNFRPFMSKGVWPFFSVVGLVFVSYGGLTKVASIAEETKDPSRTIPVGMFLSFLVVQVIYVLSVAVTIGLLSSGELTSTFTPLTHGAIKIGGITFGIVISLAALAAFITTANAGILSSARVPYAMAKDSLLPSKFSLVSKKFNTPYVSIIFTGLFMLFLILFLDLENLVKTASTLMIILFIFDNLSVIIMRQSRLINYRPNFRSPFYPWMQIFAIFAYGFLIFKMGIIPLAISAGFIGVSLIWFGFSSRKIKRQSALMHIVERVTAKEFVDISLEDELKEILHKRDNVIKDRFDHLIEKCLVLDLDKDITRDGFLSLISEALHQRLDIDKKIVKDLLIEREEQSTTVIEKGLALPHIVVEGKNKFEIVIVRSKEGLAFSHEKDPVHIVFVLAGSKDERNFHLRSLMAIAQIVQGHNFHKDWMRMKDGESLRMLVLSSTRKRDI from the coding sequence ATGGTTAAAGATAAAAAGCTTAATTTAAAGGATATTTTCTGTATTGCTACCGGGGCGATGATCTCATCAGGCCTTTTTGTCCTACCAGCTATTGCCTATCGCTATAGTGGGCCTTCGATAATTTTAGCTTATCTTGTTGCCGGTCTTTTAATGATTCCTTCCATTTTTAGTAAATCTGAGCTTCTTACAGCTATGCCCAAGTCCGGAGGCACCTATTTTTTCATCGAGAGAAGCTTTGGCCCACTTTTAGGTATTTTCGGCGGGTTAGCCAGTTGGTTTTCACTTAGCTTGAAGAGTGCTTTTGCTCTAATCGGTATCGGTGTATTTTTAGAATATTTTTTGCCTTCAGCGAGCAGTCCTCAACTTTACTTTTTCATTAAGCTGATTGCGGCTTCTTTCTGTATAGTTTTTGTTTTAGTAAATATATTCAGTGTGCGCTTGAGTGCACGGTTACAGAACGTTTTAGTTTTCTTTTTACTTACGATTTGCGTTTCTTATATAGTTTTTGGGATAAAAAACATAAATTATGATAACTTTCGTCCTTTTATGTCTAAAGGTGTTTGGCCGTTTTTTTCGGTAGTCGGTTTAGTTTTTGTTTCTTATGGAGGTCTTACTAAGGTAGCTTCAATTGCCGAGGAAACTAAAGATCCTTCGCGAACTATTCCGGTTGGTATGTTTTTATCTTTCTTGGTGGTTCAAGTGATCTATGTTTTATCTGTAGCAGTGACAATTGGCTTGCTTTCATCGGGAGAATTAACTTCAACTTTTACCCCCTTAACTCATGGGGCGATTAAAATTGGCGGAATAACCTTTGGTATAGTTATTTCTCTGGCTGCGCTGGCGGCCTTTATTACTACTGCTAATGCCGGTATTTTGTCTTCTGCTCGGGTGCCTTATGCCATGGCTAAAGACAGCTTGCTTCCTTCTAAATTTTCTTTAGTTTCAAAAAAGTTCAATACTCCTTATGTTTCGATAATTTTTACCGGCTTGTTTATGCTTTTTTTGATACTTTTTTTGGATTTAGAAAATTTAGTTAAGACTGCCTCAACTTTGATGATTATTCTTTTTATTTTTGATAATCTTTCGGTAATTATAATGCGTCAAAGTCGCTTGATAAACTATCGGCCTAATTTCCGTTCGCCGTTTTATCCCTGGATGCAAATATTTGCCATTTTTGCATACGGATTTTTAATTTTTAAAATGGGCATAATACCTTTGGCGATAAGTGCTGGTTTTATCGGTGTGAGTTTAATTTGGTTTGGTTTTTCATCGCGAAAGATTAAGCGCCAATCTGCCCTGATGCATATTGTTGAGCGGGTAACTGCTAAGGAGTTCGTAGATATATCTTTGGAAGATGAGTTAAAAGAAATTCTTCATAAGCGGGATAATGTTATTAAGGATCGTTTTGATCATTTGATTGAGAAATGTTTAGTTCTAGACTTAGATAAAGATATAACTAGGGATGGTTTTCTTTCTTTGATTTCAGAGGCTTTGCATCAGAGATTAGATATCGATAAGAAAATCGTTAAAGATTTACTTATTGAGCGAGAAGAACAGTCAACCACAGTAATTGAAAAGGGCTTGGCTTTGCCGCATATCGTTGTTGAGGGGAAGAATAAGTTTGAGATAGTTATTGTTCGTTCAAAAGAGGGCCTAGCTTTTTCACATGAGAAAGATCCGGTTCATATTGTATTTGTTTTGGCTGGTTCAAAGGATGAGCGAAATTTTCATCTTAGATCACTTATGGCAATTGCTCAGATTGTTCAAGGACATAACTTTCATAAGGATTGGATGCGAATGAAAGATGGTGAATCGTTACGAATGTTAGTTTTATCTTCAACCCGCAAACGAGATATATGA
- the pyk gene encoding pyruvate kinase — protein sequence MIPKTKIIATLGPASNTEAVLRKMYLSGLDIVRLNFSHGNHQEHLQRVKIVRMLNKKLHRAVKIMQDLEGYRLRVGKLKEQFYLKKGEKLYLTQEDILGDRGEVSFDYKGSLRRIKKGFLIHIDDGRITLRVLSVEKKCLKTRVVTEGQLRDSKGINIPEAKLEFEALTDKDKKDVKVAIAQKFDYIAQSFVSSAKDLKLLKNIVLPKHPKCKFYAKVESRIALVNLDEIINEADGIIVARGDLGICVPIYKVPTIQKEIVKKCHSKNKPVVVATQMLDSMTDQALPTRAEVSDVTNAILDGATHLLLSAETAVGRHPQRVVDMMNKVIKNTESYQRKLKDLLK from the coding sequence ATGATACCTAAAACAAAAATCATTGCTACCCTAGGCCCGGCGAGTAATACCGAGGCTGTTCTGAGAAAAATGTACCTGAGTGGTCTTGATATAGTACGGCTTAATTTTTCACACGGTAACCATCAAGAACATTTACAACGAGTGAAGATCGTCCGTATGCTTAATAAAAAATTGCATCGGGCAGTTAAGATAATGCAGGATTTAGAGGGTTATCGTCTGCGAGTCGGTAAGTTAAAAGAGCAATTTTATTTAAAAAAAGGTGAAAAACTTTACTTAACTCAGGAAGATATTCTGGGAGATAGAGGAGAAGTGTCTTTTGACTATAAAGGTTCGTTGAGACGCATTAAAAAAGGATTTTTAATCCATATTGATGATGGTCGGATAACTCTGAGAGTTTTGTCAGTTGAAAAAAAGTGCCTAAAAACTCGAGTAGTTACCGAAGGTCAATTAAGGGATTCAAAGGGGATAAATATCCCTGAGGCAAAATTAGAGTTTGAGGCGCTTACCGATAAAGATAAAAAGGATGTAAAAGTAGCCATAGCTCAGAAATTTGATTATATTGCTCAATCTTTTGTGAGTTCAGCTAAAGATTTAAAGTTACTTAAAAATATAGTTTTACCGAAGCATCCAAAATGTAAGTTTTATGCTAAGGTTGAAAGTAGAATTGCTTTGGTTAATTTAGATGAAATTATTAACGAAGCTGATGGAATAATCGTTGCTCGTGGCGATCTTGGTATTTGTGTTCCAATCTATAAAGTCCCCACCATTCAGAAAGAGATTGTTAAGAAGTGCCATTCTAAGAATAAGCCGGTAGTTGTGGCGACTCAAATGCTGGACAGTATGACTGACCAAGCGTTACCGACTCGGGCTGAGGTAAGTGATGTAACTAATGCTATTCTTGATGGTGCGACTCATCTTCTTCTATCGGCTGAAACGGCAGTTGGCCGGCATCCTCAGAGAGTAGTAGATATGATGAATAAGGTAATTAAGAACACTGAGAGCTATCAGAGAAAGTTAAAGGATTTATTGAAATGA
- a CDS encoding phosphopantothenoylcysteine decarboxylase, with amino-acid sequence MRILITAGATWVKVDEVRIFTNCFTGKSGLYLARELKKKGHSVTLLINPHCTGKISDITSVYYRYFDEFKSKVYQILRKKNYDAIIHMAAVSDYQLRVPKKGKIPSGRSNLILKLVPAEKIVKTIRKLAKEALLIQFKLEANRKGLKEKAYKSLKSNKSDFVVANSLTDMDLGYKAFLINDKKKVINIGSKKALADTLNRIIIKQSWKKV; translated from the coding sequence ATGAGGATATTAATAACAGCCGGAGCAACCTGGGTTAAGGTTGATGAGGTGCGGATCTTTACGAATTGCTTTACTGGTAAGAGCGGGCTTTATTTAGCCCGAGAACTAAAGAAAAAAGGTCATTCAGTCACTCTTTTGATAAACCCTCATTGTACCGGCAAGATAAGTGATATCACTTCAGTTTATTATCGTTATTTTGATGAATTTAAAAGTAAAGTTTATCAAATTTTACGAAAGAAAAATTATGACGCTATAATTCACATGGCTGCAGTGAGTGATTATCAGTTAAGGGTCCCTAAAAAAGGCAAGATTCCATCGGGCAGGAGCAACCTAATATTAAAACTGGTGCCGGCTGAGAAGATCGTTAAGACAATTAGAAAACTAGCCAAGGAAGCACTATTAATCCAATTTAAATTAGAAGCCAATCGTAAAGGTTTAAAGGAGAAGGCCTATAAAAGTCTAAAAAGCAATAAAAGTGATTTTGTGGTTGCTAATAGTCTAACCGATATGGACTTAGGTTATAAGGCTTTCTTAATTAATGATAAGAAAAAAGTGATTAATATCGGATCTAAAAAAGCCCTTGCTGATACTTTGAATCGGATTATAATAAAACAATCATGGAAAAAGGTCTAA
- a CDS encoding DNA recombination protein RmuC, with amino-acid sequence MSIYLLFTILAVLVIILIILIFKLGKDKEDILLHGKLDSLREELTKNIIQTQDNALSSHRAVSEELTKLYEKIGGLDRESREILQLTKSFHDILKPTKSRGELGESILENLLRDILPGEVVVAQYGFKDGKKVDFVIKLPSNLVPIDAKFSLEAFKNYLDAEEADKKRQRKSCIDSIKKRISETAGYIYPDEGTTDFALMYVPSEAVYYFIVTETQLLEFAHQKKVFVVGPNTLYAYLKTIFIGFQAMKIEKRAKQIYDSLKRLDKDVSNFIREYNILGTHIRSASLKYDDVAKKAENISSKLSLIGSDSDENKSESDSKSQEDQDHPRQRSPESVSQ; translated from the coding sequence ATGTCAATTTACCTTCTTTTTACTATACTTGCCGTACTTGTAATAATTCTGATTATCCTTATTTTTAAATTAGGTAAGGACAAGGAAGATATTCTTCTTCATGGCAAGTTAGACTCTTTGCGAGAGGAGCTTACTAAAAATATTATCCAGACCCAGGACAATGCTCTTAGTTCTCATCGGGCGGTATCCGAAGAATTAACCAAGCTTTATGAAAAAATCGGCGGCTTAGACCGAGAGAGTCGAGAAATTCTTCAACTCACCAAGTCTTTTCATGATATCCTAAAGCCGACTAAAAGCCGTGGAGAATTGGGTGAAAGTATTTTAGAGAACTTGCTTCGCGACATTTTGCCTGGTGAGGTAGTGGTTGCTCAATATGGATTTAAAGACGGAAAGAAGGTTGATTTTGTAATTAAACTTCCTTCAAATCTTGTACCGATTGATGCTAAATTTTCGCTTGAGGCTTTTAAGAATTATCTAGATGCCGAAGAAGCTGATAAAAAGCGCCAGCGTAAGTCTTGTATCGATAGTATAAAAAAACGAATCAGCGAAACAGCAGGTTATATCTATCCTGACGAAGGAACAACTGACTTTGCTTTAATGTACGTACCTTCAGAGGCAGTTTATTATTTTATTGTTACCGAAACCCAACTTTTAGAGTTTGCTCATCAGAAGAAGGTGTTTGTGGTTGGTCCGAATACGCTTTATGCGTACCTAAAGACTATTTTTATTGGTTTTCAGGCAATGAAGATAGAAAAAAGAGCAAAGCAGATTTATGATAGTTTAAAGCGTTTAGATAAAGATGTTTCGAATTTTATAAGGGAGTACAACATTTTAGGGACGCATATCCGCAGCGCTTCCTTAAAATATGATGATGTAGCAAAGAAGGCAGAGAATATTTCTTCAAAGTTAAGTTTAATTGGGAGTGATTCTGATGAGAATAAAAGTGAGAGTGATTCCAAAAGCCAAGAAGACCAGGATCACCCAAGACAAAGAAGTCCTGAAAGTGTATCTCAATGA
- a CDS encoding DUF167 domain-containing protein, whose protein sequence is MRIKVRVIPKAKKTRITQDKEVLKVYLNEPAIEGRANKKLFELLAEHFQVKKYQISIVKGQKQRDKIVEINF, encoded by the coding sequence ATGAGAATAAAAGTGAGAGTGATTCCAAAAGCCAAGAAGACCAGGATCACCCAAGACAAAGAAGTCCTGAAAGTGTATCTCAATGAGCCGGCAATTGAAGGCAGGGCTAATAAAAAGTTGTTTGAACTTTTGGCTGAACATTTTCAAGTAAAGAAATATCAAATTTCTATAGTGAAGGGTCAGAAGCAAAGAGATAAGATAGTTGAGATTAATTTTTAA